From the Xylocopa sonorina isolate GNS202 chromosome 9, iyXylSono1_principal, whole genome shotgun sequence genome, the window AGTCGTACATATGCGAGAAGATGAGCAAGACTACCCCGGACTTCTCGGATATACCGTCGCACGTTGGAAACTTAATAATTCAAGCTATATCCATTAATTCGGCATACACATCCAGAATAATACCCGCGCAGGACCCTTCAGAATTGCCGCTTCAAGTCGGCAATAAAACCGAATGTGCCTTACTTGGATTCGTAGTAGCCCTGGGCATGAACTATCAGACGATACGGGACGATCAACCTGAGGAAACATTCACGCGGGTCTACACGTTCAATAGCGTTAGGAAGAGCATGTCCACCGCCATCCCGAGGAAAGGTGGTGGATACAGGCTCTTCACCAAGGGCGCTTCCGAGATCATCATGAAGAAGTGCGTTGCATCATCTTTTCTTTTTCAATTTCTCACggttaaaacaaaaaaaaaaaaaaaaaaaaagacaccaCCACTGATACTATCGTTACCAATTCCAGATGTGCCTTTATATATGGTCGCGATGGTCATTTGGAGAAATTTACCAGAGAGATGCAGGAGCGTCTGGTAAAGAACGTGATCGAGCCGATGGCGAGCGACGGCCTCCGTACCATTTGCATCGCTAGCCGGGACTTCGTTCCGGGGAAAGCAGAGATCAATCAGGTTCACATCGACAACGAGCCGAACTGGGACGACGAGGAGAACATCGTGAACAACCTGACGTGTCTGTGCATCGTTGGTATCGAGGACCCGGTACGTCCCGAGGTGCCTGACGCGATCAGGAAGTGCCAGAGGGCCGGCATCACTGTGCGTATGGTGACCGGTGACAATATAAACACTGCGCGTTCGATCGCGATGAAATGCGGCATTTTGAAGCCGAACGAGGACTTCCTGATCCTGGAAGGTAAAGAGTTCAACAGGAGGATCCGCGACAGCAACGGCGAGATACAGCAACATTTGTTGGATAAAGTGTGGCCGAAGTTGAGGGTGTTGGCTAGATCGTCGCCTACAGACAAGTACACGCTCGTTAAAGGAATAATCGACAGTAAATCTAGCTCGTCGCGCGAGGTGGTCGCTGTTACTGGTGACGGTACGAACGACGGTCCCGCTTTGAAAAAGGCGGACGTCGGGTTCGCGATGGGCATTGCCGGCACGGACGTCGCCAAGGAAGCATCCGACATCATTCTAACGGATGATAATTTCTCGTCGATCGTGAAGGCGGTTATGTGGGGTAGAAACGTCTACGATAGTATAGCGAAGTTCTTGCAGTTTCAGCTGACCGTCAATATCGTCGCTGTTATAGTTGCTTTTATCGGGGCATGTGCCGTGCAAGATTCCCCCCTTAAAGCGGTGCAGATGTTGTGGGTGAACTTGATCATGGACACGTTAGCGTCTCTCGCATTAGCCACCGAAATGCCTACGCCTGATCTTCTGCTTCGTAGACCGTACGGTCGCACGAAGCCGCTTATCTCCAGGACAATGATGAAGAATATACTCGGCCAGGCTGTCTATCAGTTGTCTGTAATTTTTATGCTTCTTTTCGTTGGTAATTATATCATTATTCTTCTCTTGTTTCCCTCCTTATTCGAGTTCATTCCCGGTTATCTCGAATCCACAAGAGGCAGGATACTTTCGGACCTCGAGATAACCGAGACGATCGAACGGGGACGTCTGTTTAACGATCAACCGTATGATCGACAGGTGACCAGATGCTCGATATCGATAGCGGCCGGGGAGTTGCACAGGCTGGCGGCGGTCCAACGCAGCACTTCACCATCATCTTCAACACGTTCGTCATGATGACTCTTTTCAACGAATTTAACGCCAGGAAAATCCACGGTCAGCGTAATGTCTTCCAAGGAATATTCACCAACCCTATCTTTTATTCTATCTGGATCGCCACGTGTCTATCGCAGGTAAGTCATCTCTTTGAATATTCCGACATCCATCAGAATCGTGCTTGTTGCCTTGTCACCAGTAAAACTGATGTTTCCGAGAGAGAAGTTGAGGTGCGAAAGTGGAATGTTTGGGGAAACTTGATGTTCTACTTCGTTAATAATACGTACGAaattagaaatagaaaattaGGATGTTGAAGAATAAGCTGGTAATTTGGAAATGTCAAATATGCATATATCTCTCGTTAATCTGTAACGAACTGCATTGGCAGTGTTATATAGTACGTGGTACGTCAGACAAATTTGTCGAATACTCGTCGACGAATGTCCATATAGTTAATCGCTGTTCAGGTAGAATTTCACACTTATTTCTCTCGCAACTAACCGCACGATACgttaacacagaaaagagagttTCAGGCAAGCGGAAAACGGATACACGAGAAGTTCCCTTACACTTTCGGTGACATCGAACATCCGCCCGTTCTCCTATGCCTCGCCAATAAACTTTTCTCTGTTTCTTTTTAGGTAATTATCATACAATACGGTAAAATGGCGTTCAGCACGAAAGCTCTCACATTAGAACAATGGATGTGGTGCCTGTTCTTCGGAATCGGTACTCTATTGTGGGGCCAAGTAATTACGACTATTCCTACGCGCAAGATTCCTAAAATCCTTTCGTAAGTTATAAACATAttcacgtaaaaaaaaaaaaacttccaTTTCTTTTAGTGTCTAGATGATGAGAGATACTTCTGTTGGGTTTAACGGGCGCAGCCTTTGGCGACCTGACTTAAAAAAGAAAAGTATTATGGTCTCGCCCTGGTTGCGTTCTCATTCAGAATAATATTTCGGGATGGTACTTTTCGTTACGTACTcttttctgtttctttttcttttcttactGTATAATTTTTAACTtggtttttttttctattttttttttattcttttttttttttttgtccgaAAGTCAAAAGCGAGAATGCCGGACGTCGACGCGTGTAACAACCACTCTAAAAAGCATCTTGGAGCTATGAGCGACTAAACCAGCCACATATTGCACGCATATAACTCTGGGCAAATTAAGAGAATGCGGGGCGGGAGGGGGAAATGCGTGGACTTTTCTTGCTTTCTTGCTTTCTTGCATCGTGCGACGCGACAGGAACGCGTTTCGCCTGGGACACTTTAAAAATATAACAAGGGAGCCTTTTCGAAGCTTTGAGAATGAATCTTAACAAATACGCTgtgatatgtacatatatacatcTCGTTTATAATGTAACTATTTTTTGATCAACGAAACCGCGATCACGTGTTCTAATTTAGGTTTTTTGACGGTTCTTTCGTACGTAGTTTCTATGGGTTTTTATCGGAGATCCTCCTCGTACACGATAGCCGGCATTGCATGAATCTTTTTAACTGAATCGAACTCTCGATAGAGAAATATATATCGTCGATCTATTTATTATTATAGCGTATACTCGATTGAAAGTTGTTCGACAATTAAGCACGATTATTCTGCGTTCTTATCTACTTTTGTAAGAGTACAGAACctgttattaaaatatttattaatcgCCTCTCGCCGATGGTTGGTAGTTGTATGAGAACATATTGTACAAATGTTATATGTATCATCTTAATACTAATATCgagaatttctttttttttttttttttcttttcaccaCCGAAACTAATTTCTGGTTTGTTTGAACAATTCTCGTTATTAATATAAAGAGCGACCAGATTTCGTACAGGTTCTTTCGTACATGTATCTTTGGCACAGTATATTCTTTTATATAACTGACATCCGTTGTTATCATGTTACTCGGAAATTGTATATGAAACACGAGTGTAGGAACATCGAAAAGACAGTACCATTTGAAAGATAAGTATCATCATAATCGGTATCGTGTAAAGGTGTGATAGAAGGGAGGCATGCATCGTGGAATTCAttcttactattattattcttattcttcttcttaTTATTATTGTCATTATTATTGCgattatgattattattattattattagtagcTGTATTATGATTGTAGCGCTTCCGTCGGTTTACGTTTCTCGCTTCTACGACTCCTTTTTCCTGTTGCTTTTGCCCGTCATACGTCTCTCACCCCCACAACACCACGTTAGAGTAATCGCTTTACGTAGCATGCTCCCTAGACGCCAACGTATCGAAAGTAACCCAATTCGTGACCCACGATCCGGTGAATCACTGTGATCCGAACTAGAGAAACACGTTAGAGATGAATGATCCGCGCGTGCTCAGCTGTTCCCTCGCTCCCACCTCTTTGTAACTGTACATTAGTGCTAGCCAAGCGAAACAACGTTTAAGGTTCCGtttgaaagaaagagaaaaaaaaaagaaacaagaaaAATGTAACTTTGAACGTTTAGTGGCGAACATAAGATATCGACGATGTCAAAAATTACTCCAAACATTcgttactattttttttttcttttttttcttaatgGAAATTAGCGAGAAGAGATTAGACATTTGAATAAGCATGCGCTTACTTGGATACCGATGTAGCCAAGGCCTCTGTTTGGGGAAACGAGCACCAATTCCCATGAGTGGACTTACGAATCGGTGCCCGTTTCCGCGGCAAGAACTCTTAGACTCGGTATTAGGCTTAGCTGTTGCATGACTGAAGACCCTTCTCCGACGTCTACGTACTTGTTTGTGTAAAAAGTAACCGAATGAAAACGGCGTCCCGACGTGGTGTTCACCGTAACACTTGGTCTCTCTCACGACACATCCGTGTACACGTATATTGTAATGTATTTTTGCGTTTTCTGTTTGGTGCAAGGGATCTCAGTGGCCCGCTTGAACCGAGTTCAAGTACACAGTAACAGTTTCTTTTGGTTCTGGAGATTCTTAGAGAGCTGCAAAGTAACGAGATAGCTCTGTTATTATAATAAGTGGTAACATTTGCGGCTTAGCACTTTAACTCTAATCACTCTTGCTCTCTCGCTGGAGCTGTTTACGACTTTGTTCTTTCAACAACTTTAACATTATCTGTCTGCGCCCATCTATCTATCTGTctgtctttctttctttctttctgtctatctgtctgtctgtctgtctgtctgtctgtctgtctgtctgtacatttatatatttctatCCTGCTGTATCTGTCTGTCTCTTCCAATCTCTGGTTTCGTTCTTGTTCTCTTTGTCTGtctctttctgtctctctcactctctctctctttctctctctcttccccaTCCGCCCATTCACACGCACGGAGCCGAACTTTCTTCTTCAGAATCGGTTTTCTTTCCTATTTCTCTGCATCCGTTTCTCTCTGTTCGCTTAGGTTGCTTCCCAGTTCGCAAGCTTCGAGGGTTTGGTTGGGGGATGAAACGAGGAGTCTCTTGCGAATTGGAATCAACAAATCTCGCTGCTCTCGCGTCGAGCGCGTCTTAACTGTGAAACGAGAAAGCCGTAAAGAAAAGTatcgagaaaaaaagaaaaggaagaagcAAGGCGAAACTGATCAGACACgagaaaagaaacaaaaaagaaaagaaaaaaaaaataattgaacaAAGAGATACACACGCCTGTTTAAGATATAGGATGCGTGCGTTTTATGTGTATCATGGGTTGCTTCTGTGCGGTCGTCCTGGTCCACCATACAGACACGGTGTTGCGATCACGCGATGTGAAACGACGAAGCCGTCACGTAACACGATTGGGGCTCTCTCTCAcactttttttaattattaatcttCTGCATTCGCTTGTTTAAAGCTTCTAACGAGCCACTTGTCTGTAGGTTACATAGAGAACGTAGTTGCGGTTTTATTCTTGAGCTTTTACTTGAACAATAATCGTCCCTCCTGAACAGGTAAGAGAGATCTCGGATCTCGCTGGCCGATTTTAACGGCCCACGTATTTTAACCAGTGGATTGCGCAGGGAAGTTGCGTTATCGCGCGCCGTTCAGGCTCGTGGTTCTCGCGGATCGTGTGGAGCTATTGaatggaggaaaaaaaaagacaaaaaaaaagaggaaccaGTCCAGAGGAGAaggggagaaaaaagaaaacaataacGATCAAGTACCAACGATATCTCACACCCCGGTCCTGAAAGTATATATCAGAGCACACGTGCATCGTTCCCTGGAACGTTTTTTAAACATCACGACGACCCTCCTCCTCACACCGTCATCGCGTTTCCGTTCTCGTTTACCGTTTTCTTTGACTTTCTTCTTATTCTTGTAGATTCTCTGTTCACCGCTGTCGCCCTTCTCCCGACAAGTACAAAAGTATCTCTATCGTCGTCACACACGCCATGTACATAGACATATACATACACGCGCGCACACGGACCACAGGCGTTAACAAGCCATCCCCTCATGTCGATGGAGAACCGCATTTATCGCTCACTTTATCCGCATTGCACCTCACATCGCATCCCCTCGTTCGTTGGCTCATTCTTTTACACGTCGCAACATTTCCTCTTGTACGCGCGTTAAATATCGCCGGCTGTTTCGCAGTCGCTGCCTCCTTTCCGCGAGCTTTTGTTCGCTGATGGGAAATTGGTTCGATGAAACTTAAACCTTTGCACTCTGCGCCTCCTCGGACGttggcaataatttctattgccaaCGTCGACCAGTTTTCATCTTCTTCTCCAAGACTTCAGGGACCACGCGCGTTTCTTGAAAACCTGCGATGGAAGAAGTTTTATCTCCCTGATTGTTAATCAATTTTGAGGGCCCCTCAGAGGACATTAgagtgtaaagggttaaattatcgATAGCCTAGCGACTCTGAAACAGCTTGCacatctttctttctctctctctttctctctctctctctctctctctctctttctatccgtCTGCTTTCCTTTCTTGGCCACTTCCGATCTCTGTTGTGCCACCGTCGAtcgatacacatatatatattctcCACTTGATGAAAAGGGGaagtgtaataataataatttgaaCTGACCAACATCCGGCGACACCGTTAGAGAGATAGCGTGGTTAGGTGTCCAAGCTAAGGAGCGAGGGGAAAAAAAACCGTAGAACTGAAAATTTTGGGTGCAGTGCGTTGAGAGGAGCCGGCTCTACGCGTCATCAGTCAACCAAAtccaaaacaaaaaaaaaaaaaaaaagaatcaaaATCTccctcctaaaaaaaaaaacaaaaaaaaaacctaCTTTGATTATAGACCATGTGTGTAACAGGGATCGAGTGATGAAGAATTGGTTTCATGTTTTTTAAAAACAGATGGGGCCGCGGCCAGCCGGATGATATCGGTGCGATCAATCTCGGAGATGAGAAATTCGACCCTGACTCGGATAAAAAGCCGCGCGCAGGACAAATTCTATGGATCCGTGGTCTAACACGACTACAGACACAGGTAACTATCcctatctctctcactctcatgTCATCACTCGAAGTCAGCGTTCTCTCGGGTTCCCTCCCCCTCTCTCCCCGTCCCCGCGGGTTAAACTTGAGGAAGTGCCAAACTAATAAGACCCCACCcccgcaaaaaaaaaagaaatacgagAATACATAATTAACGGGACCACttgagaacaaaaaaaaaaagacgaaagAAGGGGGAAGAAAAAAGGTAGAACCGCGCGTACGCGCGAGACACGTTTATTTCTCTCCACGGTCACGGGTCGACGAGTCCTTCCGTCGTCCTGGTGCCGGATTTTTAGGGCCTCGTCTCCACCACCAACCGGCTGTGTTCCTGTTGAACCACGTGTACCGGTACCACCGTCGACAGCGTTACAACGCCCGTGAATATACCACATCGTCGCAGCTAAACAAAAGTTGTGCTCTCTTTTTAACAACGATCGTGTGCGCAGATGAGCTACTGCATTGTGGATGAATCTTTTCGCGGTGGGAAGTGTCTCAGGATGAAGGAGGATCAGTGAGGAAGAGTCTCGGACGGACTTTTACTGTTACAGTTATTTGATAACTGGTCTTGCTGCTATCCGCATCGAATGGGATAAGATAAGAGAGCGTTTACCTCGTGGATCTGTTGTTTTGGTATCTGACAAATTCGTTTCACTAGCTAGCCCTCGATTCTGATACGGAGTTCCGATTCTCTTCGCTCGAGAACCTTTGCCATCGAATCTACCCGGAGGGAAGCATCCATATGCAGTAGTGTACAGTCTACACGAAACGCACAGAGTCgacaagtatatatatatattcgtaCGTTCTCTGTCTGGTTTTATTCCACGTGTGTACGTTCTTTcgtttcactttcatttcgTTTACTTTTTACGTTCCAGACCGTTGTTTACCTTGGTTTGCATTTCCATTTGAGTTCTTTGCCGTGTCACCTCGACGATGCGTACCTTGCGttcgttttatttttttaatccTCTTGATACTGCGACGCCGTCCTGCGTTAGCCACAGAAAGAAAGAAAGCTCGACGATCATGCGAACCAATGCTCCCCATGTTTTTTTCCACCGACACCGCCAACTTCGATCTCGATCCGATCGATCATCTTCGGGGTCATCTTCCCCTTGTTCCAACAGTGACACGATTCTGTCTGGGATCTTCTGAAATCGACCGAAGAGCGTCTTTATACAGTTTCTTTCTCGAGGTGTCGCTGTTCATTCTTTAACCCTTTATAAGACGGACAAGTGGTAACGTCTGGAAAGATCCAATCTTCTTTGGGCATTCTATGAACGCTGAACGTTCCAATCTCTAACGATAGAGCCTGCTCATCTTCCTCGAAATTAATGTTTGCCCGTGTTTCTTTTCAGGTAGGTTGTAATTCACCGTAAATTCACGGTTGGGATTCCGCCCTAAACTTATAAAGGGTTAACACGTTCATTGCTGTTTTACCGCTTTTGAAGAGGATACCTTTTAAAACATAGTCTGAATACTTTAGGCCACGAGTATCGAGATTGTCTCTATTAACCCCTTCGATTTCCTCGGATATAGCCACAGAGAAGATTCCACAGAGAATACAAAGCTCGTTAAACAGAATCGTGCCTCTGAACCTGTGAAATCGAATCGAAGCGGTTAATTGGACAACGGGGATGTCGGTGATGTGATTAATGCCAGGGAATGAACGATCTTTGCCCATCTCGTCGCGTGTTGATTTTATACTTCGACGTTTTAACAATCGAGGGAATCTTGTTTAACGTAAACGATAGACGACTTAAAGACGAGTAGAGTCTATTTAAAAATAGCAGATGGGTAAAGATCCACACCAGAACACCCTAGGGTGTAGACGACCGCTAATGGTAGACCTCTTCAGCTTGTGTTAGTTTCACCAAGCATTGCATAATCGTTTCCGAACCTAGAACACAAGCATGTAGGCGTCTTAGACAGCTAGTCGTCGATCTGCTCGACCTAGAGGCACGGATCCGATTATTTAGAATCAAGTTACCACTGATCCAAGCAGTCCTCGACTCATCTCTCGATCCAAGACCTCCATTCGAACCGTACTCTCTGTAGAGTAGACTTTTTAATTCTCCAGTTAGGGACAATCACCGAATTCAGGGGACAAGTACTCGCGAACGTTACTCCTAGGGATTTCGATCAAAGAATACAGTGTGAAGGAGGTTTAAAGGAAGTTCCGTTTCGACGCGTGATAGCTTTTGGGATAAACGTTTTACGCGAGATACGATAGATACACGTAGCTCGCCAAAGTAAAGGAAATTAAGACTCGACCAGGATCCTACTAGAGACTTTTGGGTAGATCTAAATTTTGATTAAATTTCTTTTACACGAAAGCTTAGGATGGTTAACGTAAGGGAAAGGAGTTGTTTAACGCTTGAAAATGTAGGGATCGATGCTCGAGCGAGAGTCGGAAAGGATAAACAAGCAGcccttcctcgtcgacgatgccTCTCGTATTTTTCTGTTActtttattttcattctttcgttTCTCTCAATGGGGACGGGTTAAACCTGATGAAGCTAGCGCATACTTGACAAAAACCGCGGCTCGCGATAGTGTAGATCGTCAAATTTACACGATTGCGACGCTCCTTTTAATTTATTGTGATACACCTCTTGGACATGCGACAATGGCCATCCGAATGGCAGACGTGAACTGCAAGAGTTACTGAAATTCTCTGATGGGATTAATCGCACGGTCCAAAAGATAAATCAGGAGGAAAAGGAAGAACAAAGTTTCACCGAAGATGTTCTCCACTTTCTTTATTCTATTGACTTACACTTCGCTTTCTCTCTTATTTCCTTTCTTCTCACTCTGGTAACACTACTCTAGACCTAACATGGTGATAAAAGAAAGCTGCGAAAGCGAAAAACGAAATAGACGTATTTACCTACGCCAAGAATATCTCATGCACACAACTATGTTTAACGTACACTGGACATCGTGTCCCTATGATATTATAATACACCTTTTTTCATCTGTTATAGAGACaaacacaaaaaaaaaacaaacaatgTTATAGATACCACATTCTGAGTTAAGCTAATTATGTAAATTGAATGTGTAACCTACTTTCAgacgagcaatagaactctggtGCAGAATGTATCTGTGACAGGCAGATCCCCCTCTCAGGATTACTATATGGTTAGTCCGCAAGTCCAATCTCCGCACTGTTTGACCGTTCTTAAATATTAATTCTTTCTTACGATTaccagtttttttttctttttcttaattTATCTTTTTCAATGGTTTTGTTTGTCTCATTAACCAGTCTGAGTTTTCCTTCTTACTGGTGCTTTCTGTTTAACACACACTttgttcctctctctctctctctctctctctctctctctcacctccTATTTAACAGTACGACTACTTTTCATTTCTAACTTTGATTCAGGCTTACTTTGATTTCTAACCGAACCTGGAACTTATACTCTAACATCATAGTTTACCTTCTTCTCGTCAGAATTTTACGTTTCCCTCTGTTTTGCCACAAGTTGTTCTTCTCTATTTGAGTTTGCCGTTTTCTAATTGTCTGCCTCTCCAACgtgtctctctctatctctctttctctctctctctatctatctatctatctatgtttcatatcgtCGCAATTCTGCTTGCGAGTCGCGAGCTTCTACTCGCTTCTATCGCGCAAGTCGTGCTGTATTTTTATTTCCCCGCGAGTCGACACAGCGGAGAGATTCCTGTGATCCGTTGGATCAGTTTTAATTGCCACGTTTCTTTCTAATCGACCCGTTTCATTTTCTTCCCCTTCGTTGGACACACGTTGCTCGGATTACTAAGTCACCCGTTTTGTTTCAGTCAGCAATTCCGACGATTCTCGCTTGAAGGGAAGAGAGACCAACCGACGTCCAACTGCTAGACCCAATTCTACCTCCCTTCGACTCCTTTTCACTCTGTTTAAACTCGTACCAACGATGTTCCAATGATCAGAACATTCACGTGGATCGTACCTGCGTATCGCGAATCTGTTCTGGTCGATATCTTAATTCTACAATGAAAACTACTCAGGTAAACTCTTCCCTTCCACTATTATCCGGTCTCTTCTCTTCAAGTCTAAAGGTACTCGTTTCGATCTCGATATGCAAATTTAATTTCAATCTGCCAAGCAACGTTTCTTCATCGTCTTTTTCTATTCCAGTTCCCTTCTCTACTCGATCAGAAAAGAAGAACGTCGACACTGCCTCCAGATCTTACCCGCATCCCAAGTTATCAATTTTTTGGTATCTCCGTTTCCGTTTCTTTCTCTCATTTCTTCTCTTCCGTTGAATTCTAAGATGTTGCATGCACGTCTGTGCGTATGTCTGTACGTATATGATTTTCCcgtatatacgtgtatatacgtagatatatgtatatatacacacgTGTATGTGAAATGCATGCGCGTATGTGTACGCGTATATGTATGTGTATGCGTATATATGTGTGCAGGACACACATACACGCGCGGCAAGGTACGCTTTTGCGAttattctttttctctctctctctctttctctctatctctctttctctttctctctccttcgTTTCAGTTTCTTCAAACATTGCCATCCAGTTCACTTTTTGTTTCTTTCCTCTGTCACTCGAACGACGGAATCATCGATTTGAATATCATCCGGAGTTAGGGGTGTTGATTTTGCTCGACAACCACATCTACATCCACTTGTTTGAACGTTTCCATTTTTTGCCTCGGAATCTTTctgttcttttttccttttcgacACGATTTTCAGTTCCAGGAATCGttcagttttttcttttttttttttttatacacgtTTCGTCAAACGATTCAATGATTCCATACGATGCAACAACTATCCAAGCATTAAGAATGAACTTGTACGTGTTTTCGCTGTTTGCTTCTGACACACTACCACATTCTTTcttatcttttttttctttcgtcgaGAGATTTCACCAGAAAGCATTCGCATCGCGCAAATGTGTCCCTCAACGTGGAGGGTAACGCGAGGGTAAACTATTTCCGTGCTCTTTTATTTAACGATCCTCCGCCATGGAAGCAGGCGTTGGATATTGTATTTTTTGTCGTGCTTCAACTGTACATTTCCAGTGAACGATCTGTGGTCGGTGTTTAAAAGACAAACGTTCCTCGGTAGTTTGCGCCTCTCGCTTCGCTCTGCTCATTTCCACGACACTCGTTTGATTTCGCGGCGAGAACAGTAAACCCTCGACGAATCTCTTGCTTGACTTGGACTCAAGCTCGAACCGTGCCCGGTAGCTTCGTTCGAATACGggaaaaggagagaaaaaaagaaaaggaaattgATCTCCGTCGGCTAGTCTCAAGCTTCATCGTCATTGCCATCGTCATCCCGTGTACGACCACGTTCGAGACGAAGCGAAAAGAAAGCAGTCGCGATGTCGTCGACTCTCTCCTACGAAAGCATTCATAAAAGGCTTGTATTTTGATTCGTCGATATTTTAATTGCTTTTCTCGGCATTCAAATGAGAAGGGTCAGTATTACACTTCAATTACTAGCCATATTTCTTTTATCTATAAAAAGAAATGTTTAAATGTAACTTTTCCACCTTACAGTAAGTCTCTGAACAAAATGGGTGTAACGATATGTTTCTTTTTCGTTTAGTGCTTTAATACTGACCTTTCTGGTGACAAAATACCGAGCAAAAGATTGATTCAAGTATCGACCGAGAGCAGACTTAAATACTGACCATTTAATTTGTCGCCTCCGTGGAACTCAATGATGCACCTGCGTATCAGCAGCCCCAAAAGTACCTTGTACGTGTGCTATGCGTGTGAACTGCATGCAACAACTCGCAACAACCAGGAACTCTCAATTAAAAACACATAATATGGGCAATCAGTGTGTAAAGAAACATGACTTAACAACCATGTGCCAACAATCGACATTCCGTTGTATCCAACGTGTGGTTTTCACACGAAGGAACGaaagcatatatatatatagatacatgtatgtatgtatatatatgtaccaACTACTATACCACTCACAATCGTACCGCCCACGCAAGTGGgcgtctatatattatatatataataacgttGGCTGTGTGATATCCGCTCCTTTATTTTAATCTCTTATTTCTGTTCTTTAATCGTTGCAGTG encodes:
- the Pmca gene encoding plasma membrane calcium-transporting ATPase 3 isoform X8, translated to MATIDGRPAQYGVTLKQLRELMELRGREGVNKINSYGGVQEICKKLYTSPSEGLSGSAADIEHRRDTFGSNLIPPKPPKTFLQLVWEALQDVTLIILEVAALVSLGLSFYHPADDEEKPLIDEDEAKYGWIEGAAIFISVILVVIVTASNDYSKEKQFRGLQSRIEGEHKFSVIRQGEVKQISVSDIVVGDICQIKYGDLLPADGILIQSNDLKVDESSLTGESDHVKKGELFDPMVLSGTHVMEGSGKMLVTAVGVNSQAGIIFTLLGAAVDQQEQEIKKMKKEAKKQRKKKSLTGDEAVEITGNSHVSSGKHEGGENHHAASHGQAAEGKKEKSVLQAKLTKLAIQIGYAGSTIAVLTVFILVIQFCVKTFYIDGKEWRNTYAGDLVRHLIIGVTVLVVAVPEGLPLAVTLSLAYSVKKMMKDNNLVRHLDACETMGNATAICSDKTGTLTTNRMTVVQSYICEKMSKTTPDFSDIPSHVGNLIIQAISINSAYTSRIIPAQDPSELPLQVGNKTECALLGFVVALGMNYQTIRDDQPEETFTRVYTFNSVRKSMSTAIPRKGGGYRLFTKGASEIIMKKCAFIYGRDGHLEKFTREMQERLVKNVIEPMASDGLRTICIASRDFVPGKAEINQVHIDNEPNWDDEENIVNNLTCLCIVGIEDPVRPEVPDAIRKCQRAGITVRMVTGDNINTARSIAMKCGILKPNEDFLILEGKEFNRRIRDSNGEIQQHLLDKVWPKLRVLARSSPTDKYTLVKGIIDSKSSSSREVVAVTGDGTNDGPALKKADVGFAMGIAGTDVAKEASDIILTDDNFSSIVKAVMWGRNVYDSIAKFLQFQLTVNIVAVIVAFIGACAVQDSPLKAVQMLWVNLIMDTLASLALATEMPTPDLLLRRPYGRTKPLISRTMMKNILGQAVYQLSVIFMLLFVGDQMLDIDSGRGVAQAGGGPTQHFTIIFNTFVMMTLFNEFNARKIHGQRNVFQGIFTNPIFYSIWIATCLSQVIIIQYGKMAFSTKALTLEQWMWCLFFGIGTLLWGQVITTIPTRKIPKILSWGRGQPDDIGAINLGDEKFDPDSDKKPRAGQILWIRGLTRLQTQTSNRTLVQNVSVTGRSPSQDYYMLRVIRAFKSTLEDLEERRSVHSLHSLHSMRSSRSHTGPRPFSDFTYIDEDPTNTALNASKGNLPNKTADQEHLAARMNSSTSPLLLTVTGSGNAYNHRHNTTINTTNDNRSSSNSALNQAQQPNHHTQMQSSNNSNTGNSLLLSSNNLALPELTKLVHETSI
- the Pmca gene encoding plasma membrane calcium-transporting ATPase 3 isoform X7 produces the protein MATIDGRPAQYGVTLKQLRELMELRGREGVNKINSYGGVQEICKKLYTSPSEGLSGSAADIEHRRDTFGSNLIPPKPPKTFLQLVWEALQDVTLIILEVAALVSLGLSFYHPADDEEKPLIDEDEAKYGWIEGAAIFISVILVVIVTASNDYSKEKQFRGLQSRIEGEHKFSVIRQGEVKQISVSDIVVGDICQIKYGDLLPADGILIQSNDLKVDESSLTGESDHVKKGELFDPMVLSGTHVMEGSGKMLVTAVGVNSQAGIIFTLLGAAVDQQEQEIKKMKKEAKKQRKKKSLTGDEAVEITGNSHVSSGKHEGGENHHAASHGQAAEGKKEKSVLQAKLTKLAIQIGYAGSTIAVLTVFILVIQFCVKTFYIDGKEWRNTYAGDLVRHLIIGVTVLVVAVPEGLPLAVTLSLAYSVKKMMKDNNLVRHLDACETMGNATAICSDKTGTLTTNRMTVVQSYICEKMSKTTPDFSDIPSHVGNLIIQAISINSAYTSRIIPAQDPSELPLQVGNKTECALLGFVVALGMNYQTIRDDQPEETFTRVYTFNSVRKSMSTAIPRKGGGYRLFTKGASEIIMKKCAFIYGRDGHLEKFTREMQERLVKNVIEPMASDGLRTICIASRDFVPGKAEINQVHIDNEPNWDDEENIVNNLTCLCIVGIEDPVRPEVPDAIRKCQRAGITVRMVTGDNINTARSIAMKCGILKPNEDFLILEGKEFNRRIRDSNGEIQQHLLDKVWPKLRVLARSSPTDKYTLVKGIIDSKSSSSREVVAVTGDGTNDGPALKKADVGFAMGIAGTDVAKEASDIILTDDNFSSIVKAVMWGRNVYDSIAKFLQFQLTVNIVAVIVAFIGACAVQDSPLKAVQMLWVNLIMDTLASLALATEMPTPDLLLRRPYGRTKPLISRTMMKNILGQAVYQLSVIFMLLFVGDQMLDIDSGRGVAQAGGGPTQHFTIIFNTFVMMTLFNEFNARKIHGQRNVFQGIFTNPIFYSIWIATCLSQVIIIQYGKMAFSTKALTLEQWMWCLFFGIGTLLWGQVITTIPTRKIPKILSSA